The Deltaproteobacteria bacterium DNA window GACGACGCGTTCGCGCAGTTACATCCGCGCGATCTCGGAGCGGTCGACCTCGACGAGCTCACTCCGCGCCAGTTGTCCCTCGCGGTTCAGAGCTTCGCGGACTACGCCTACTTCGACTGGGCCGAGCGCGCCCTCCACCGGCTCGAGGGGACCGACTACTACCGAAAGGCCGCGGAGGACGTGCTGTACTTCGCGTTGGTGGCGGGTGCTCGCGAGCCCGCCGAACGGGCGGCGGCCGCGCTCGCCGACGTGCCCGACGATCTGGCGCTCGGCCTGGCGCTCGTTCGCGGCGACGCGGATGCGCTCGAACGGCTCGAAGCGCTGATTCGCCGCGACCTGGATGCGGCGCCGGCCCCCGCGCTCGCCGACGTGGCGGCGACCGTCGCCCGCACGCACCCGGCGCTCGGCGTGTTGCTCGCGCGCGGCGCGCTCGCCACGCTGCCGGGCGACACCGCCGAACGGCTGCTGTACGACGTGGAAGAAGCTCGCGACCGGCTCGATCTGCCGCCCGGCGACATCGCGGGCGACCTGCTCGACATCCTGCTGGACGAGGTTGCGCGGCGCGCGCAGCGCGCGGCCGTGGACGAGCGGCTCGCCGGCGAACTGGACGACACACGCTTTCGCTTGCGGGAAACGGCGGCGCGCGCCAGCGAACTCGAGCGCGAACTGCGTGCGGCGCGCGAAGAACTCGAACGCGCGAAGGCGGCCGCGACGCGCGACCACGCCGCCGCCGACGCCGATGCCGACGAGGTCCGCCGGCTGCGCCAGAAGATCGAGGAACTCAAAGGGCATGTCACCGCGTCGCAGCAGGAGCGGCGCGCGCTGCGCGAGCAGGTCGCGGAAATGTCGCGGGCCGTCGATGGCGCCAACGCGCGCACGGCCGGCGCCGAGCGGGAGGACGAAGGAGCCGAGCCCGGTGTGGCCGCGGACCTGCCCGACTCGTCGCGGCCGCTCGTGCCGGTGTTTACTCCCGCGGCTCGCCGGTCGCTCGACGCGCTGCCGGCGCGCGCCGCTGCTGACGCGATTCGCGTGGCGGCGCGCATCGCGGCCGGCGATCGCTTGCCCGGATTTCATGTCAAGAAGCTCGAGCGCATCGACGACGTCTGGTCGGCGCGCGCCGGGATTCACTATCGGTTGCTGTTTCGGATGGGCGACGGTGTGCTCGAGTTGCTCGACGTGGTTCCGCGCGAGGATCTGCTGACCGCGATCCGCAGGATGCACCGCTCGTGAGTCGCCGAGCGCGGCGGCAGCCGCGGGTGGAGTGCGCGCGCCTCGCGCGCACCCGACGAGGGACCGCCACCAGGTCGACCGCCGCCGGCGGTTCCGCCGGAGCCAGTGACGACGTTCACATCGCGCCGCCACGAAGCGCTACGGCCGTCTGCGGCCGCGACGTCCTCGGGCGGATCGCGCGCTCGGATACGCGTGCCGCGTGACTTCCGCGGCGGACGCGGGTACGCTCGGATCGTGTCGACGGCCGTGACGTGCGGGATCCGGGTATCCGTGCAACCGCGCTATCTGGCGCATCGGTCCGATCCGGCGGCGGGGCGTTACGTGTTTGCGTACACCGTGCTCATCGTGAACGAGGGGACCGACCCGGCCCAACTGCTCACGCGACACTGGATCATCACCGATGCCGCCGGCACGGTGGAGGAAGTGCGCGGGCCCGGAGTCGTCGGCGAGACGCCGCGACTCGAGCCGGGCGAGGCGTTCCAATACACGTCGGGCTGCATTCTGCGGACGCCGCGCGGGACGATGCACGGCACGTATCAGATGGTGCGCGACGACGGCGAGGCGTTCGACGTCGAGATCCCGGCGTTCGTCTTGTACGCGCCGACGCCC harbors:
- the apaG gene encoding Co2+/Mg2+ efflux protein ApaG; translated protein: MVSTAVTCGIRVSVQPRYLAHRSDPAAGRYVFAYTVLIVNEGTDPAQLLTRHWIITDAAGTVEEVRGPGVVGETPRLEPGEAFQYTSGCILRTPRGTMHGTYQMVRDDGEAFDVEIPAFVLYAPTPESDRYLN